In Equus przewalskii isolate Varuska chromosome 22, EquPr2, whole genome shotgun sequence, the following proteins share a genomic window:
- the LOC139078762 gene encoding uncharacterized protein codes for MDPLPLTLTGHSPWNEADTPQTRDLKHLRAKRVAYYECIGIIKSDASRNGSQAVSKASQDNKVNPSESQTFGVRPQRSPRYSAVGKKPLREERSKVAPGEAEQCQDHRAQEGPKGNSCPTELDLHLLADALVPETQKLRHVINWAQKFLSNPPEERGLKRSTTSLGLPLSNLYQSSEALGSKRSAHLRSSDSLPLNREDQSSTQTDIPSCPSRPQKSWSETSLSSEFPGSFLKEGFLGSHSCGWQETTFRNEGEGRTTTSSPDSLQMEDSAQEKYERAGDIQTPNEDEMFPEGLGAQLQLRHTSEESKVLEETRQNPPRNGYFWTPLTDSSEEERLDEPGESRGTPGRSVLGRRCRGFSGIALSPTSDSTLVSKTMVLSAASFPQETPLEAEVREERRGAAQFPVGTPKDVTVEFRADSSRGEDPIQRLLEGQRMPRYDSSSERRKESDHVGFTLGPPQTYIKHKNEWKHIITERAGKTITGRVQRGGPNRSVQSSAESSAPVTTQRQFALTQPESYLAPQIASLLLNVSEGPLQNAAFHGRTGAGVFCGPTADAHGARGSTWFDEVPPSEMNDRSVQTPRMITRQTTHEQKEKTLPSSCPISGEISKTGLKGSFPLQDVGLSWSDEPPHEQEPGASVLETYYYYLHMFNKIKSLSSEERSSSLPSQEPRLSKSESVITSPRGKGKSKGASLDRETKEWRDGSESDAAVEGKLCSASPKMTSRMTSSEGYWEMSSPACSSRKHGDVKPRSQTILRPSSAEAEERTSAGTYSSAYAVGSVEKFLCKNVPQDVERENELLS; via the exons ATGGATCCCTTACCCCTGACACTGACTGGACATTCTCCATGGAACGAGGCCGACACTCCTCAAACCCGCGACCTAAAGCACTTACGAGCCAAACGTGTGGCTTACTATGAATGCATTGGGATCATCAAGAGCGATGCTTCCAGAAATGGCAGCCAAGCTGTGTCAAAAGCTTCCCAAGACAACAAAGTGAATCCCTCAGAAAGCCAAACCTTCGGGGTGAGACCTCAGAGGTCACCGCGTTACTCGGCAGTTGGAAAGAAACCTCTGCGCGAGGAAAGGTCCAAAGTGGCTCCTGGAGAAGCAGAGCAGTGTCAGGACCACAGGGCCCAGGAGGGGCCCAAGGGAAACAGCTGCCCAACAGAACTGGATCTCCATCTGTTGGCCGATGCTTTGGTCCCTGAGACACAGAAGCTGCGACATGTTATAAATTGGGCCCAGAAGTTCTTGTCCAACCCTCCAGAAGAGCGTGGGTTGAAGAGGTCCACAACTTCTCTAGGACTCCCTCTGTCTAACCTTTATCAAAGTTCAGAAGCTCTAGGAAGTAAGCGAAGTGCCCATCTGAGGTCATCTGATTCTCTACCCCTGAACAGAGAAGACCAGTCCAGCACACAGACAGACATTCCCAGCTGCCCTTCAAGGCCCCAAAAGAGCTGGTCAGAAACAAGCTTGTCTTCAGAATTTCCAGGTTCCTTCCTGAAGGAGGGTTTTCTGGGCAGTCACTCTTGTGGGTGGCAAGAAACTACATTTAGGAACGAAGGGGAGGGAAGAACCACTACGAGCTCTCCTGATAGTCTTCAGATGGAAGATTCTGCTCAAGAAAAGTATGAGAGAGCAGGAGATATTCAGACCCCCAATGAGGACGAGATGTTTCccgaggggctgggggctcagctACAGTTGAGACACACTTCTGAAGAAAGTAAGGTTTTAGAGGAAACCAGACAGAACCCACCCAGAAATGGTTACTTCTGGACTCCACTGACAGACAGCTCAGAGGAGGAGCGTTTGGATGAACCTGGGGAGAGCAGAGGCACACCCGGAAGGAGTGTGCTAGGGAGGAGGTGCAGAGGGTTTTCAGGAATTGCCTTGTCTCCCACAAGTGACAGCACACTAGTGTCAAAGACCATGGTGCTGAGTGCGGCTTCCTTCCCTCAGGAAACACCCCTGGAGGCTGAAGTCAGGGAGGAGCGCAGAGGAGCAGCACAGTTCCCTGTGGGGACCCCCAAGGATGTCACAGTGGAATTCAGGGCTGACAGTTCCAGAGGTGAAGACCCCATCCAGAGACTGCTTGAGGGTCAACGTATGCCCCGCTATGACAGCTCcagtgaaaggagaaaggaatcaGACCATGTGGGGTTCACTTTGGGGCCCCCTCAGACTTATATTAAGCATAAAAATGAGTGGAAACACATCATCACAGAGAGAGCGGGGAAGACTATCACGGGGAGAGTACAAAGAGGCGGTCCGAACAGGAGTGTGCAGAGTTCTGCTGAAAGCAGTGCTCCTGTGACAACTCAGAGGCAGTTTGCTCTAACTCAGCCTGAAAGTTATTTGGCCCCTCAGATTGCCAGCCTCTTGCTGAATGTCTCAGAGGGCCCCTTGCAGAATGCTGCGTTTCATGGACGCACAGGTGCCGGTGTCTTCTGTGGACCCACTGCAGATGCACATGGTGCACGTGGCAGCACTTGGTTTGACGAAGTGCCACCATCTGAGATGAATGACAGATCAGTACAGACACCTCGAATGATCACCAGGCAGACAACTCATgagcaaaaggaaaagacactGCCTTCAAGTTGCCCCATTTCTGGAGAGATTTCCAAAACTGGTTTGAAGGGATCCTTCCCACTCCAGGATGTTGGCCTCTCCTGGAGTGATGAGCCGCCCCATGAACAGGAGCCAGGGGCCAGTGTACTGGagacatattattattatttgcatatgTTCAACAAAATCAAGAGTCTCTCTTCAGAAGAGAGGAGCTCCTCTTTGCCTTCCCAGGAGCCTAGACTGTCCAAATCAGAGTCAGTAATCACATCTCCACGAGGGAAGGGCAAGTccaaaggggccagcctggacaGGGAGACCAAGGAATGGAGAGATGGGAGTGAGAGCGATGCGGCTGTGGAAG ggAAGTTATGCTCTGCTTCCCCCAAAATGACATCCAGAATGACCAGCAGTGAGGGATACTGGGAAATGTCCAGCCCTGCATGTTCATCTCGCAAACACGGAGATGTGAAGCCAAG